A genome region from Nocardia sp. NBC_01730 includes the following:
- a CDS encoding M23 family metallopeptidase, which yields MSLIGDGVTGRPTRHRAEPSSTGRAKFAASVVVATGALIGTATQVTYASPQLPGAHDADDEVATQVAAKDTGITQVAELKTAQAPVVEAAAELAPAATQAATAVAAPVAAPFGIPNLPPEVVGPLAQAEEALRGVQQQVAPPSAVRPVGGEISSGFGSRWGAMHYGLDFADTLGSPIHSVSNGTVIEAGPASGFGLWVRVLQDDGTTAVYGHVNEMFVHAGQRVNAGDVIATVGNRGQSTGPHLHLEIWDQGGTKIDPMPYLAAKGVPLGWGPSAH from the coding sequence ATGAGCCTCATCGGCGATGGTGTCACGGGTCGGCCGACGCGGCACCGCGCCGAGCCGTCATCGACGGGCCGGGCGAAGTTCGCCGCCAGCGTCGTGGTTGCCACAGGCGCGCTGATCGGCACCGCCACCCAGGTCACCTACGCGTCCCCGCAGTTGCCTGGTGCGCACGACGCCGACGACGAGGTGGCCACCCAGGTCGCTGCGAAGGACACCGGCATCACGCAGGTTGCCGAGCTGAAGACCGCGCAGGCGCCGGTCGTCGAGGCCGCGGCGGAGCTCGCTCCGGCCGCCACCCAGGCCGCCACCGCGGTGGCCGCTCCGGTGGCCGCTCCGTTCGGCATCCCGAACCTGCCGCCGGAGGTCGTCGGGCCGCTGGCTCAGGCCGAGGAGGCCCTCCGGGGCGTGCAGCAGCAGGTCGCTCCGCCCTCGGCGGTGCGCCCGGTGGGGGGCGAGATCAGCTCCGGATTCGGCAGCCGTTGGGGTGCCATGCACTACGGCCTGGACTTCGCCGACACGCTCGGCTCGCCGATCCACTCGGTCAGCAACGGCACAGTGATCGAGGCGGGCCCGGCCTCCGGGTTCGGCCTGTGGGTGCGCGTGCTGCAGGACGACGGCACCACCGCGGTCTACGGTCACGTGAACGAGATGTTCGTCCACGCGGGCCAGCGGGTGAACGCGGGCGACGTGATCGCCACCGTCGGCAACCGGGGCCAGTCGACCGGTCCGCATCTGCACCTGGAGATCTGGGACCAGGGCGGCACCAAGATCGACCCCATGCCTTACCTGGCCGCCAAGGGCGTGCCCTTGGGATGGGGCCCGTCCGCGCACTGA
- a CDS encoding LuxR C-terminal-related transcriptional regulator, translating to MTELGDIFEPGSPHGRTYAVLVHHPRSSLADIAQYLGVSVDFAADSLDLLCELRAAVRIESPDGDPVWDAHAPESLSEAEARRRQQEINQMHAAAARLSETFRSVRRSPRGNGAVVPVFERLEMLADFEEMQTGARACVKLVERGPYLSDLDRERQLFQLKRARIGEGIRYQTLYQDTVYQDSERLRHALSTNASGAQARTLPEPPFKLIISDDERASLVLHADERRPDPMGLRITSSSTLDLLIKTFDVLWALAAPISVNPTAEALDERDRAILTLMGLGATDDTIARRLGMSRRTVVRRTARLLERLGASTRFQAGVQATRRGWL from the coding sequence GTGACCGAGCTGGGCGACATCTTCGAGCCTGGGTCACCGCACGGCCGCACCTACGCCGTGCTGGTGCACCATCCGCGATCGAGTCTCGCCGATATCGCGCAGTACCTCGGCGTTTCGGTAGACTTCGCCGCGGACTCGTTGGATCTGTTGTGTGAATTGCGCGCCGCGGTTCGCATCGAGTCGCCCGACGGCGACCCGGTATGGGACGCGCACGCGCCGGAATCGTTGTCCGAAGCCGAAGCGCGGCGCAGGCAACAAGAGATCAACCAGATGCATGCTGCCGCAGCGCGGCTGAGCGAGACGTTTCGTTCGGTGCGCCGCTCGCCACGCGGCAACGGCGCCGTGGTGCCGGTGTTCGAGCGCTTGGAGATGCTCGCGGATTTCGAGGAGATGCAGACCGGTGCGCGCGCCTGCGTCAAGCTGGTGGAACGCGGACCCTATCTCAGCGATCTGGACCGTGAGCGACAGTTGTTCCAGCTCAAACGGGCCAGGATCGGCGAAGGAATCCGCTACCAGACCCTCTATCAGGACACCGTCTACCAGGACTCGGAGCGCCTGCGGCACGCACTGTCCACCAATGCCAGTGGGGCCCAGGCCAGAACGCTGCCCGAGCCGCCGTTCAAGCTGATCATCAGTGACGACGAACGGGCCAGCCTGGTGTTGCACGCCGACGAACGCAGACCCGACCCGATGGGTCTGCGGATCACCAGCTCATCCACGCTGGACCTGCTGATCAAGACCTTTGACGTGCTCTGGGCACTGGCCGCGCCCATCTCGGTGAATCCGACCGCGGAGGCGTTGGACGAACGCGACCGGGCGATCCTGACCCTGATGGGTCTCGGCGCCACCGACGACACCATCGCCCGCAGGCTCGGGATGTCCCGGCGCACCGTGGTGCGCCGCACCGCCAGGCTGCTGGAGCGGCTCGGCGCGAGCACCCGGTTTCAGGCCGGGGTGCAGGCCACCCGGCGTGGATGGTTGTGA